TATTTCTGTTATGTGTTCAGACTTTTCTAAGCTCTGTAAAAGCTTTAAAGATAAAGATATCTTAGTCCTTATTCTAGTCTAATCTTAATttactccaaaaaaaaaaaagaccacagTTGGCATGAAAAATGCTGGAACAAgtgtgattaaaataaataaatacacaaaaaaatcaaactgaaatgtaATGCGCGAGGTAGCTGCCATGGGGGAACCGTCCAGTAGGTGGCACTAAAACAAGGAAATTACCGCCGACCACGGATCAATATTGGTCTAATTATGAGAATTTGTTAATAAACCTGGGAATAAAAACCAGCCGCGGTGTTTTCTGCAGCGCACTTTAATCCCCGAGGGCCAACTGGCCCATTTATAGCGTGGCGAAATCATTTGAACATCAACTGTAATTAAAACCTTTTTGTCTGAGGGTTTGCGGTAGGAAGGCCGGGCTCCCCGCCAGAGGGATGCGGGATGGTGCAGGGTGAGGATGACGCGTGGGGggagggtgatggtgatggtgatgatgatgatgattgtgatgatgatgccaTGTGCCGTTACATAACAGTTGGCTCCGGATGCAATTGGATGAGAAAccgcagcaggagcagcatcagcacccGCCCGCTGCGTGCCGCATCGCCCCGAGCCGGGACGCAAaagctgcggggggggggggggggcgggggcgtgtgtgtggacgcttgcttgtgtgtgtgcaggctctACCTGTCACTGTCCGGTAGGCGGTGATTAAGGGGGTGTGTGTGACGGCGCGGCAGGGGGCGGAGCCGCACGGACATGAGTAAATGACGTCAGCCCCCAGGTCGCCAAACAGTGAAACAAATATGGCGACAGAATGGAGCGGACAGCAGGGTTACATTCTCACTGTCATTCTGTTTCTGTGGACCGTCGTAGGTGGCCGGACGGAGACGGCGGCCGCGGCCGCGGCGGGGTCCGGCGGCCGCGGCGGCAACGCCAGCCAGGTGCTCGGCATGCGGCTGGAGAAGAGCAACAAGCCGGCCAGCACCAATGACGACGGTGTCATCCAAGTGACTGAGGAGAGCTCCGTGCAGCTCCGGTTTTACGGGGTGCAGCTCCACTCGGGCGTCTGGGCGCAAATCCGTTTCACGGAGGTCACGCACGGCGGCGGGGAGGACGCGGGAGAGGATGTGCGggaggcggtggcggcggcgaggGGCGGCAGCGGCGCGGCGGAGGCGGCGGAGAGGACTTGTGTGGACTTCACGAAGGACATCAGCGTCGGGAGCTTCATGAACGTCAGCAGTCGGGGCACGTCGGGGGTGCTCACCGTGCACGTTAAGCCTCTCCGCAAGAGCGAACCGCGGAAGGAGTACGCGCTGTGCACGCTGAGCCCCGACGGAGGCGAGTGggtgctgctgggggacagTGATGgcagggtgctggtggtggaggagaagaagtcCCTGCTGCCCATGTGGCTGCAGGGCATGATTATCTCCTGCCTGCTGGTGCTGTCTGGCATGTTCAGCGGCCTGAACCTGGGGCTGATGGCCCTGGACCCCATGGAGCTCCGCATCGTCCAGAGCTGCGGCACCGACAAGGAGAAGAAATACGCCAGGAAGATCGAGCCCATTCGCAGCAAAGGGAACTatctcctctgttctctgctcCTGGGGAACGTCTTGGTGAACACCACCCTCACCATCCTCCTGGACGACCTGATCGGTTCGGGCCTGGGGGCCGTGGTGGCCTCCACCATCGGCATTGTCATCTTCGGTGAGATCGTCCCTCAGGCGCTGTGCTCCCGCCACGGGCTGGCCGTGGGTGCCAACACCATCCTGGTGACCAAGCTGTTCATGCTGCTCACCTTCCCGCTGTCGTTCCCCGTCAGCAAGCTGCTGGATTTCCTCCTGGGCCAGGAGATCGGCACCGTGTACAACAGGGAGAAGCTGGTGGGGATGCTCAAGGTGACGGAGCCCTACAACGATCTGGacaaagaggagctgaacaTGATCCAGGGGGCCCTGGAGCTCCGGACCAAGACCGTGGAGGATGTGATGACGCCGTTGGACCACTGCTTCATGATCCAGGCGGACGCGGTGCTGGATTTCAACACCATGTCTGAGATCATGGAGAGCGGATACACGCGTATCCCAGTGTACGACGACGAGAGGTCCAACATCGTGGACGTCCTGTACGTGAAGGATCTGGCCTTCGTGGACCCGGACGACTGCACCACCCTGAAGACCGTCACCAAGTTCTACAACCACCCGGTGCACTTTGTGTTTCATGACACCAAGTTGGACGCCATGCTGGAGGAATTTAAGAAAGGTGTgtccacactgtgtgtgtgtgtgtgttcttgtacatgcgTGTGCTGTTGTACGACTAGAATGTGCATTTTACAtgcaaagtgaggacctttTGACTGGTGCTGACAACATCAAAGGTCTCTTTGAAGGTTGGGGGTCGGTTGATGAGAGTGAGAGTCCTCACAACGATAGAAagcacgcgtgcgtgtgtttgttgggACGTTCCACCCGTCGATAGAGCCGTTCAATACAGTTGCTGGGGAGGAGTTTATGCACTGATGCAGCAGCGGTTgcaacattacacacacacacacacacacacacacactaatgcttCCTTAGGATGCATCGTTAGGATATTAACATCCTCATTTCAGACGTGAccaatgtgacctttgaccttcagttAACAGGATATCTTATTTTAAAAGATTCTTTCCATTTTGGCCAGATTATGTGATATTTGCTaagtttttggttgttttttgtggtttttttttttagcaaattaGCAGCTTTTGGGTGAATTATTGCTTTAAATAGACCTTTATACATAAAAATCCCTCTTTATCCAGCTCCATCCTCATGTTCTTCCTGTTACTATCGCGTTAACTACGTTATCCAGGTTAAATGTTCCAGTGAGTGATCTGATCTGGCGCTCGGCAGCTCCGACCTTGAGTCAGAAAACAGGAACTAATCAGTGAAATCAGCTCCCGCGTCACAACGTTTTGATGGGATGACAGTCGGCGCGTTCGGGCGCGCGGGATTAATGTAGGAAATCTCGACGCTGACATCCACACCATGGGCACggcagctgatgatgatgatgatgatgatgtttggACAGATTCCCAAAGAACGCTTTAGCGTTTCCATCAAGGTTCTGCAGACGCAGCCGCTTTTCACAGCATTAATATTTCATACTGGAGTCATTGTGATTCCCTCAGTAATCTTCGTACTTTTCCTTCACCCTCCATCTCCGATGGTGAGAAGCGGCATATTTAAGAGCCTGGCTGATGGCGTATTTCACCCGTCATAGCGCCGCGCACTGTCgaccttgacctctgacctttaccTCAGGCCGGCGCCCGGCTGCGTTGGCTGCGGCAGCGCGGCGACGCCAACAGACCCGGTTCTGTTGTGACAGCAGAGGATCAGCTGAGGATGACCACTCTCAGAGCGGAGCGGCGCGCCTGGCTGGTACCAAAGGGTTTTGATTCAGCCGGTGTCCTTGAGCCCAGATGATGCGTGAATGAGCGTGAACGGGTGAATACACACCAAACTGTCAGCGGCTGACCGGGAAAGAGGTTATATAAACGCAGCCCGGCTGCATCCTCTTCACAGGCTCCAAACTGGGACCTTTCAGGATATGTAATCAGTAGAAAATCACTTTAAATGAGACGCCAGGATAATTATTGTCATCCAAAGGGGTCTGAAGCTGCAACCGTCTGTTATGTATAAAAATACAGTTTCTTGTTTATCCAGTTTATTCGGTGTCATCATATGTGTCATCTTCGCGAGTCCTCATGATGCTAATTAGTTTAAACGTGAGCTACGTTAGCATGTTGGCTAGTTTCGGAGGTTTTTTTCCGGAGGGTGAAGGCAGCAACAGCGTGACGGTGCTGAGGCGTGTCGGTATTTAAGCAGCACACAGGAGGACGCGTGAGCGGCGGCGGGATCCGACCTCCTCCGCCCTGAAGTGGACACGCAGCCGTGTGAGGGCCTTAAACTTTAATACTGTGCTGTGGTTTTAGTTTCCACATCGGCTCCGCGCTCATGTTGCAAGTTCTCAACCTAAACCGTACAAGAACGTCTAATATAGTCTAGTGATTGGTGTCTGCCGGTCGCCACGGTAACAGGAGCTGACTGAAGTGCACTTTTCGTGCTATTTTCACGCATGTTGTCGGGTAGAACagaactattttttttaaggcTCTGGGCCgtttctctgttgtttttgttgttttgattgtGAGACGCCGCAGTAGGCGGAGACTGGCATCGCAGCCTTTTAATGAGCGGCAGACTAAtcattttctgtcctctcagctgctgctgcctcttcccCTTCAGTCCCTCTGCTTTATCTTATTTTGGCAGTTCTTCTTAAGCTTTAAGTCCAGTCTGGGCTATTTAAAGACTCCAATCTGTCCAGCCTGCGCTCGGGATAATTCTGCAGGCGGATGGAGCGGCAGCCTCGCTGTATCccaaacagaataaacacaCATCCGTCTCCATCCCATCAaacctgtctcctcttcctccctggtGTTTGTCGGTGCCCTGCtttacccccctccccaacagtTGTGCTCTTCACATCCTGGTTTGCTGGAGCCCGTCATGCTTCCTGCACATTCAGTGGTGCGGCGCCGGCGTTAACGTTCAGCTGATTACTCGTGTCTTCAGGTAAATCCCACCTGGCCATCGTCCAGAAGGTGAACAACGAGGGCGAAGGGGATCCCTTCTACGAAGTGCTGGGGCTGGTCACGCTGGAAGACGTCATCGAGGAGATCATCAAATCAGAGATCCTGGATGAATCTGACCTTTACAGTGAGTCAGAGCTGATCGGTCATCTACCGCGGCGAGATAAATACCAGTCATCCCTTATCGGTGGTGACTTACACCCCATCTAATTGGACATTTGACCCTTAAAACAATTTCTAAATTCTTTGTGTTCTAAAGTGATGAATGGCTGCCGTCTGCAGTGAAACATTAGCGTTAGCAGAGTGCTGACTTTTAACCTAGCTTTGATTCAGCTCTATGATAGGTAGCAGTCAGCATTGATGCTAAATTAGCCGCTAGTTAGATGCTAAATGTGCTGAATAGCTTCAGGGCTGAATCCACAGCAGCATTGAGGATTATTTTACCTCGAGCTATTAACTTTTTGTCTACATAAGCTTGTCTCCATCTTTCTGTCCCCTGCAGCCgacaacaggaacaggaaaaaagTGGACTCCAACAAAAACAAGCCCGACTTCTCGGCCTTCAAGCACGTCACCGACAGTAAAGTGAAGATTTCTCCTCAGCTCATGCTGGCGGCTCACCGCTTCCTGGCTACCGGTGAGCGACCCGTGGAAGCACCCCCACTGTCTGCAGACTGAGTTTCATCTTGTTTAGAAAAGACATCCATTTTGGAGTCTTGCTGTGGAGCTTTGACCCCTGCTCTCTgtcacccctcccccacagagGTCAGCCTTTTCAGCCCGTTCCAGATCACAGAGAAAATCCTGCTGAGGATCCTCCGACACCCCGACGTCATCCAGGAACTCAAATTCAATGAGAGCGACAAGCGCTCGCCGCAGCACTACGTTTACCAGCGCGGAAAAGCCGTCGACTACTTCATCCTCAttctgcaggtacacacacattgTACTTCTATCACTGTGAGGACCATCACTGCATTCCTCAGCCCCTAAACCTTTACTTTAACCCCAAATCAGTTCTAACTTTCACCTGTAAAcaaagtcttaaccctcaaacatcCATTTGATGGAAGAGTCCTCATTTTGTTAGTGAAAGACTGCATAgggtgcacacaaacacaaacacagtgttGCGTGATGGTTATTAATTACCATTTTCATTAATTAGTTCATCATTTGTGACTGTTGAACCATCATAAACACACTGAGATGTGTGGAGGAACTGTTGTATAGGTAAAAGAAACAGACTAACCCATTTAGAGTGGCCATgaacacaggtggaacacagctCACTGCAGCCGCACTCACACAGATTGACCTTTAAAGATGCTTAAGTGGATCTTTTCAACTTAAGAATCAACCTTAACGGATAATGTACAGCAACATTTCTCCTCATCTtcagtttttctgtctttgccCGAGTTCTATTAGgtattttaaacctttttaacaAACATTTCCATCCTCTTTTGTTCTGATTTCAACATTATTGCATTAGACAAAACCTCTACTCAACAACCATCGCGTCACCCAACCCAACACCTCCTGAAACTCAGTCATTTACAGAATTTAAGATCAAAATTCAGTCCAAATTATTGTAATGATAATCTCCACCGATTAACAATCAAATCACACAAATATCTTTGATTTCAGACATGAAGAATCATTACATGATGTGGGAGAGGGTTTTACTAGAACCTTCAAATATGTGCAGTTGGATCCTCTGGTGTGTTGTGCTGCAAAATAAATCAAGGATTTTGTttgaggaagagggaggaataTTTTATGCAGCTCAGGTTAGCTCTAAAAATCCTCCTCTGTACCATTTCATGTGGTCGGAGGTGTGTGAGGTCTCCGTGACCCCTGCTGACACATCCCCTTACGTAAGACGCAGGCAGAGCACGGAGGGATTGAAGGGttaaggagggaggaaaagcagaTAGACGGAGAAGAGacgtgagcagcagcagcagcagagcagcatcgtagcagcagtgcagcagcagcgtagcagcagcagcagcgcagcagcagcagcagcatcgtagcagcagtgcagcagcagcgtagcagcagcagcgcagcagcagcagcgcagcagcagcatcgtagcagcagtgcagcagcagcgtagcagcagcagcagcagtgcagtagcagcagcagcgcagcagcagcagcgcagcagcagcgtagGAGCAGCatcgtagcagcagcagcagcgcagcagcagcgtagcagcagcagcatcgtagcagcagcagcgcagcagcatcgtagcagcagcacagctgcatcgtagcagcagcatcatagcagcagcggcgcagcagcagcatcgtagcagcagcacagctgcatcgtagcagcagcatcatagcagcagcggcgcagcagcagcatcgtagcagcagcagcgcagcagcataTGGAGGATAAGATGGCACAGCGAGGGGAgatcaggaggagaggaggataaaCGTGTGGTTTTAAATCCTCCCTCTGCACCAGGAGGACAAGAGaactgcagcagacacacacacacacacacacacacacacacacacacacacgcacacgcacacgcacacacacacacacacacacacacacaactttaaGAATCAGGTCAAAACAATAATTTCATGAGaaacttttgtgttttttttattaaaacctTATGAATCTTTTATCTTCATGTCCTGATTTTCTGAAATTGCTCCTGATAAAATGACTTTTAAATCAAGAGTACTGTTTATTTTTGATTGATAAAaaggtggatgtgtgtgtttgtgtgtctgtgtgtgtttgtgcttgtgtgtgtgcatgtgtttgatgtgtttttgcatgtgtgtgattgtaCATTGAGTCTTGACACCTGAGGTGTGGATAGAGTGACTGGAGA
The sequence above is drawn from the Takifugu rubripes chromosome 6, fTakRub1.2, whole genome shotgun sequence genome and encodes:
- the cnnm4b gene encoding metal transporter CNNM4 isoform X2; this translates as MTSAPRSPNSETNMATEWSGQQGYILTVILFLWTVVGGRTETAAAAAAGSGGRGGNASQVLGMRLEKSNKPASTNDDGVIQVTEESSVQLRFYGVQLHSGVWAQIRFTEVTHGGGEDAGEDVREAVAAARGGSGAAEAAERTCVDFTKDISVGSFMNVSSRGTSGVLTVHVKPLRKSEPRKEYALCTLSPDGGEWVLLGDSDGRVLVVEEKKSLLPMWLQGMIISCLLVLSGMFSGLNLGLMALDPMELRIVQSCGTDKEKKYARKIEPIRSKGNYLLCSLLLGNVLVNTTLTILLDDLIGSGLGAVVASTIGIVIFGEIVPQALCSRHGLAVGANTILVTKLFMLLTFPLSFPVSKLLDFLLGQEIGTVYNREKLVGMLKVTEPYNDLDKEELNMIQGALELRTKTVEDVMTPLDHCFMIQADAVLDFNTMSEIMESGYTRIPVYDDERSNIVDVLYVKDLAFVDPDDCTTLKTVTKFYNHPVHFVFHDTKLDAMLEEFKKGKSHLAIVQKVNNEGEGDPFYEVLGLVTLEDVIEEIIKSEILDESDLYTDNRNRKKVDSNKNKPDFSAFKHVTDSKVKISPQLMLAAHRFLATEVSLFSPFQITEKILLRILRHPDVIQELKFNESDKRSPQHYVYQRGKAVDYFILILQGRVEVEAGNENMKFETGPFSYYGVMALSSPTQEFRSPSHGGNLNRSASLSCTERAPECGSVGGSVTQIPGTPFQYIPDFCVRALTDLQFVKVTRAQYQNGLLASKLDSTPQSPEGSRTRLDTSVSLPPVTPPGIRNPLLLATPPAGRQVSNAPPASGRPSVPQMTSSSARRPSQSLPQAAHPPSNLAPLSLSRSSSTMSTPAGPNNPPPSQTSSLSFKSQQLPAADGPDSGPGETSTLLSEQQNCVGPRAQANPLPHVHTISHIQTESTI
- the cnnm4b gene encoding metal transporter CNNM4 isoform X1, giving the protein MTSAPRSPNSETNMATEWSGQQGYILTVILFLWTVVGGRTETAAAAAAGSGGRGGNASQVLGMRLEKSNKPASTNDDGVIQVTEESSVQLRFYGVQLHSGVWAQIRFTEVTHGGGEDAGEDVREAVAAARGGSGAAEAAERTCVDFTKDISVGSFMNVSSRGTSGVLTVHVKPLRKSEPRKEYALCTLSPDGGEWVLLGDSDGRVLVVEEKKSLLPMWLQGMIISCLLVLSGMFSGLNLGLMALDPMELRIVQSCGTDKEKKYARKIEPIRSKGNYLLCSLLLGNVLVNTTLTILLDDLIGSGLGAVVASTIGIVIFGEIVPQALCSRHGLAVGANTILVTKLFMLLTFPLSFPVSKLLDFLLGQEIGTVYNREKLVGMLKVTEPYNDLDKEELNMIQGALELRTKTVEDVMTPLDHCFMIQADAVLDFNTMSEIMESGYTRIPVYDDERSNIVDVLYVKDLAFVDPDDCTTLKTVTKFYNHPVHFVFHDTKLDAMLEEFKKGKSHLAIVQKVNNEGEGDPFYEVLGLVTLEDVIEEIIKSEILDESDLYTDNRNRKKVDSNKNKPDFSAFKHVTDSKVKISPQLMLAAHRFLATEVSLFSPFQITEKILLRILRHPDVIQELKFNESDKRSPQHYVYQRGKAVDYFILILQGRVEVEAGNENMKFETGPFSYYGVMALSSPTQAVTPPLSPSVASPPPRRLSLKRFSLFTRFPEFRSPSHGGNLNRSASLSCTERAPECGSVGGSVTQIPGTPFQYIPDFCVRALTDLQFVKVTRAQYQNGLLASKLDSTPQSPEGSRTRLDTSVSLPPVTPPGIRNPLLLATPPAGRQVSNAPPASGRPSVPQMTSSSARRPSQSLPQAAHPPSNLAPLSLSRSSSTMSTPAGPNNPPPSQTSSLSFKSQQLPAADGPDSGPGETSTLLSEQQNCVGPRAQANPLPHVHTISHIQTESTI